Proteins encoded in a region of the Frondihabitans sp. 762G35 genome:
- the rsmH gene encoding 16S rRNA (cytosine(1402)-N(4))-methyltransferase RsmH, translating to MADDQIHTPVLLDRSLELLEPAISRPGAVVVDATLGMGGHSAAMLQRHPELTLVGLDRDTEALGIAGERLASFGDRAKLVHTEYDGIARALDSLGIDEVDGVLFDLGVSSLQLDRVERGFSYSKDAPLDMRMDPTQGVTAETVLATYSEAELRRIFYQYGEEKLAPRYARRIVERRIETPLVRSGQLVDLLSDATPAALQRAGHPAKRVFQALRIEVNAELASLESALPAALDRLAIGGRIVVLAYQSLEDRLVKREFAARSQSTAPAGLPVELPEHRPEFRLLVRGAELASDDEKDLNPRAKPVRLRAAERIRRSA from the coding sequence ATGGCAGACGACCAGATCCACACCCCCGTCCTCCTCGATCGCTCGCTCGAGCTGCTCGAACCGGCGATCTCGCGCCCCGGCGCCGTCGTCGTCGACGCGACACTCGGCATGGGCGGACACTCCGCGGCCATGCTGCAGCGCCACCCCGAGCTCACCCTGGTCGGGCTCGACCGCGACACCGAGGCGCTGGGCATCGCGGGGGAGCGGCTCGCTTCCTTCGGCGACCGCGCGAAGCTGGTCCACACCGAGTACGACGGGATCGCCCGCGCCCTCGACTCGCTCGGCATCGACGAGGTCGACGGCGTCCTCTTCGACCTCGGCGTGTCCTCGCTCCAGCTCGATCGCGTGGAGCGCGGCTTCTCGTACTCGAAGGACGCCCCGCTCGACATGCGCATGGACCCCACGCAGGGCGTCACCGCCGAGACGGTCCTGGCCACCTACTCCGAGGCCGAGCTGCGCCGGATCTTCTACCAGTACGGCGAGGAGAAGCTCGCTCCGCGCTACGCGCGCCGGATCGTGGAGCGCCGCATCGAGACCCCCCTCGTCCGGAGCGGGCAGCTCGTCGACCTCCTCAGCGACGCGACGCCGGCGGCGCTGCAGCGAGCCGGGCATCCTGCGAAGCGCGTCTTCCAGGCCCTCCGCATCGAGGTCAACGCCGAGCTCGCCTCCCTCGAGTCGGCGCTGCCCGCGGCCCTCGACCGTCTCGCGATCGGCGGCCGGATCGTCGTGCTCGCCTACCAGTCGCTCGAGGACCGCCTCGTGAAGCGCGAGTTCGCGGCCCGGTCGCAGTCGACGGCTCCCGCCGGTCTCCCGGTCGAGCTGCCGGAGCACCGCCCCGAGTTCCGACTCCTGGTCCGCGGAGCGGAACTCGCGAGCGACGACGAGAAAGACCTGAACCCCCGAGCGAAACCCGTGCGTCTGCGCGCCGCCGAACGAATCCGGAGATCAGCATGA
- a CDS encoding peptidoglycan D,D-transpeptidase FtsI family protein, translated as MRPTASAAVRARRRRVSITAIAIFALVAVFVVRLVDIQVVQAQSLNTDAVGKRSISTTVYGDRGDIVDANGKVLAGTVLRYDITAAPRFATGYSTIDPKTKKKTTYSLEQTVAQIARATHSDAGSLMKKLKANPDSDYALLVRAVDIDAYDAIVKLGISWIYPQRVTSRTYPAGAVAGNLVGFVGTEGAQAGLEYAYDSCLAGTNGSETYERGADGVKLPGSTTTTKRSVAGGTLETTIDSDLQYQVQQDLDEQVKALGATSGTVVVMKASDASLLAVADSDTVDPNDVGATPAADRFSKAFTDSYEPGSTFKAMVAAAAIDKGVASTGTKESVADSRTFPWGGRIGDAESHPVENLTLAGILANSSNVGISQVGELLSKQTRYDYMKKFGLGTQTEVKFPGESNGQLGTPQSWDQQTNINSMFGQGVGATAIQTASIYQTLANGGVRMPVKLVKGCRQADGTLTDVPSSTGTRVVSPQAATDVVHMLENTIPDGTLKGMQPISGYNVAAKTGTAQIADAPGGGYGSDYIISVAGVAPAENPQYVVLVTFTKPTTLKTSFAAAPAFREIMSQVLETYRVKPSTTAPTHLPDTW; from the coding sequence GTGAGACCAACCGCTTCCGCCGCCGTCCGGGCCCGTCGCCGACGCGTGTCGATCACGGCCATCGCGATCTTCGCGCTCGTCGCCGTGTTCGTCGTGCGACTCGTCGACATCCAGGTCGTGCAGGCGCAGTCGCTCAACACCGACGCCGTCGGCAAGAGGTCGATCTCGACGACGGTGTACGGCGACCGGGGCGATATCGTCGACGCGAACGGCAAGGTGCTCGCCGGAACGGTCCTCCGCTACGACATCACGGCGGCGCCGCGCTTCGCGACGGGGTACTCGACGATCGACCCGAAGACGAAGAAGAAGACCACCTACTCGCTCGAGCAGACCGTCGCGCAGATCGCGAGGGCCACGCACTCCGACGCCGGGTCGCTGATGAAGAAGCTGAAGGCGAACCCGGACTCCGACTACGCCCTCCTCGTGCGCGCCGTCGACATCGACGCGTACGACGCGATCGTGAAACTCGGCATCTCCTGGATCTACCCGCAGCGCGTCACGTCGCGCACCTATCCGGCGGGAGCCGTCGCGGGCAACCTCGTCGGCTTCGTCGGCACGGAGGGCGCGCAGGCGGGGCTCGAGTACGCCTACGACTCCTGCCTGGCCGGGACGAACGGCTCCGAGACCTACGAGCGCGGTGCCGACGGGGTCAAGCTCCCGGGGAGCACGACGACGACGAAGAGGTCCGTCGCGGGAGGGACCCTCGAGACGACGATCGACTCCGACCTCCAATACCAGGTCCAGCAGGATCTCGACGAGCAGGTCAAGGCTCTCGGGGCGACCTCGGGCACCGTCGTGGTCATGAAGGCCTCCGACGCCTCGCTCCTGGCCGTCGCCGACTCCGACACCGTCGATCCGAACGACGTCGGCGCGACGCCCGCGGCCGACCGCTTCTCGAAGGCGTTCACCGACAGCTACGAGCCCGGCTCGACCTTCAAGGCGATGGTCGCCGCGGCCGCCATCGACAAGGGCGTGGCGAGCACGGGCACGAAGGAGAGCGTCGCCGACTCCCGCACCTTCCCGTGGGGCGGTCGCATCGGCGACGCGGAGTCGCACCCGGTCGAGAACCTCACGCTCGCGGGCATCCTGGCGAACTCGTCGAACGTCGGCATCTCGCAGGTCGGCGAGCTCCTGTCGAAGCAGACGCGCTACGACTACATGAAGAAGTTCGGCCTGGGCACGCAGACCGAGGTGAAGTTCCCCGGCGAGTCGAACGGCCAGCTGGGCACGCCGCAGTCGTGGGATCAGCAGACGAACATCAACAGCATGTTCGGCCAGGGCGTCGGAGCGACGGCGATCCAGACCGCGAGCATCTACCAGACCCTGGCCAACGGCGGGGTCAGGATGCCCGTCAAGCTGGTCAAGGGCTGCCGCCAGGCCGACGGCACCCTGACCGACGTCCCCTCCTCGACCGGCACGAGGGTCGTCTCCCCGCAGGCGGCGACGGACGTCGTCCACATGCTCGAGAACACGATCCCGGACGGCACCCTCAAGGGCATGCAGCCGATCTCCGGCTACAACGTCGCCGCCAAGACGGGCACGGCCCAGATCGCCGACGCGCCCGGGGGCGGCTACGGCAGCGACTACATCATCTCCGTGGCGGGCGTCGCTCCGGCGGAGAATCCGCAGTACGTGGTTCTCGTGACGTTCACGAAGCCGACTACGCTGAAGACTTCGTTCGCGGCGGCTCCGGCCTTCCGCGAGATAATGTCCCAGGTCCTGGAGACGTACCGGGTGAAGCCGTCGACGACGGCACCGACCCACCTGCCCGACACGTGGTGA
- a CDS encoding Mur ligase family protein, whose product MSARIPPVLRPEHPSARSLGQLASEFGLEHIGSLDGIEITGVTLSTGDLHPGDLYVGVPGANRHGAEFAAQAREGGAVALLTDRRGAEIAKGSGLPVVLVDSPRAALGDVSAWVYRTGEHGPLLFAVTGTNGKTSTSYLLEGILKQLGLVTGLSSTAERHIGDLTVVSRLTTPEASEMHALLARMRESEVRAVAVEVSAQALSRNRVDGLVFDVAGFTNLSHDHLDDYRDMEEYFQAKLPLFQPDRAKRAVVSLDSPYGERVVEASRVPVTTISILPDVDADWKVELLDEQAAYTEFRLAGPEGRTLTTRVPMIGWHMAADAALAIVMMVEAGFELEAIGQALDSDGGIVAYLPGRTERVSGERGPSVFVDFGHSPDAFLNTLGAVRRFTPGKVIMLFGADGDRDTTKRPEMARVAAAGSDILVVTDHHPRFEDPDAIRKTLVDAAREAYPDREIHEVSPPEAAIRKAVSLAGEGDSILWAGPGHQDYRDIRGVRTPYSAREEARDALREAGWAE is encoded by the coding sequence TTGAGTGCCCGGATCCCCCCGGTCCTTCGTCCGGAACATCCCTCGGCGAGATCGCTCGGCCAACTCGCCAGCGAGTTCGGCCTCGAGCACATCGGCTCGCTCGACGGCATCGAGATCACGGGCGTCACGCTCTCCACGGGAGACCTGCACCCCGGCGACCTCTACGTCGGCGTCCCGGGCGCGAACCGCCACGGCGCCGAGTTCGCCGCCCAGGCTCGCGAGGGCGGCGCCGTCGCGCTCCTGACCGACCGCCGCGGCGCCGAGATCGCAAAGGGCTCCGGCCTGCCGGTCGTCCTCGTCGACTCGCCGCGCGCCGCCCTCGGCGACGTGTCCGCGTGGGTCTACCGCACGGGCGAGCACGGCCCCCTCCTCTTCGCGGTCACCGGCACCAACGGCAAGACCTCGACCTCGTACCTCCTCGAGGGCATCCTCAAGCAGCTCGGCCTCGTGACGGGGCTGTCGTCCACCGCGGAGCGCCACATCGGCGATCTCACCGTCGTCTCCCGTCTCACGACGCCGGAGGCCAGCGAGATGCACGCCCTCCTCGCGCGCATGCGCGAGAGCGAGGTGCGCGCCGTCGCCGTCGAGGTGAGCGCCCAGGCGCTCAGCCGCAACCGCGTCGACGGACTCGTCTTCGACGTGGCGGGGTTCACGAACCTCAGCCACGACCACCTCGACGACTACCGCGACATGGAGGAGTACTTCCAGGCGAAGCTCCCGCTCTTCCAGCCCGACCGCGCCAAGCGCGCCGTCGTCTCGCTAGACTCGCCCTACGGCGAGCGCGTCGTGGAGGCGAGCCGCGTCCCCGTGACGACCATCTCGATCCTGCCCGACGTCGACGCGGACTGGAAGGTCGAGCTGCTCGACGAGCAGGCCGCGTACACCGAGTTCCGGCTCGCGGGGCCCGAGGGGCGCACCCTCACGACGCGGGTCCCGATGATCGGCTGGCACATGGCGGCCGATGCGGCCCTCGCCATCGTGATGATGGTCGAGGCCGGTTTCGAGCTCGAGGCGATCGGCCAGGCGCTCGATTCCGACGGCGGGATCGTCGCCTACCTGCCGGGACGCACCGAGCGGGTCTCGGGCGAGCGCGGGCCGAGCGTCTTCGTCGACTTCGGCCACAGCCCCGACGCCTTCCTGAACACCCTGGGCGCCGTCCGGCGCTTCACGCCGGGCAAGGTCATCATGCTCTTCGGCGCCGACGGCGACCGCGACACGACGAAGCGCCCCGAGATGGCTCGGGTCGCCGCGGCCGGATCGGACATCCTCGTGGTCACCGACCACCACCCGCGTTTCGAGGATCCCGACGCGATCCGGAAGACGCTCGTCGACGCCGCTCGCGAGGCCTACCCGGATCGCGAGATCCACGAGGTGAGCCCGCCCGAGGCGGCCATCCGCAAGGCCGTATCGCTCGCGGGCGAGGGCGACTCGATCCTCTGGGCCGGCCCGGGGCACCAGGACTACCGCGACATCCGCGGCGTCCGCACGCCCTACTCGGCGCGCGAGGAAGCCCGCGACGCCCTGCGCGAGGCCGGGTGGGCCGAGTGA
- a CDS encoding UDP-N-acetylmuramoyl-tripeptide--D-alanyl-D-alanine ligase has translation MIALTLAEVADVVGGRLLLSDPSLPTDVVSGSVETDSRLVREGSVFFALPGEVTDGHVFVPSAISNGAALVVAEREPDAGTTVPVIVVENGVDALAALATAVVERVRSSTPEGGEGRMRVVGITGSNGKTSTKNMLRAILSDVGPTVAPEGSFNNHVGAPISMLRIDDATKYLVVEMGASGSGEIARLVRVARPDTGVVLKVGLAHAGEFGGIEKTREAKAEMVTDLPESDTAILNVDDFRVASMRDDTRARVVTFGFGDEADYRAEDIDVTASGTSFTLHAPSGLTRRVALRILGEHHVMNALAALAVTGEWGLDLDRAATVLESVTRAERWRMEVLDAGDGVTVINDAYNASPDSVAAALKTLAQVVGPDQRSVAVLGEMAELGEFALEEHDRIGRLVVRLNIHKLVVVGDAARHIHMAAGLEGSWDGESVLVPDIDAAYDALTSDRREGDVVLVKSSKSAGLRFLGDRLAGVTE, from the coding sequence GTGATCGCGCTCACGCTGGCCGAGGTCGCCGACGTCGTCGGCGGCCGGCTCCTGCTCTCCGACCCGTCCCTTCCGACCGACGTCGTCTCGGGGTCCGTCGAGACCGACTCCCGGCTCGTCCGCGAGGGCTCCGTCTTCTTCGCCCTGCCCGGCGAGGTCACCGACGGACACGTCTTCGTGCCGTCCGCCATCTCGAACGGCGCGGCGCTCGTCGTCGCCGAGCGCGAGCCCGACGCCGGGACGACCGTCCCGGTGATCGTCGTCGAGAACGGCGTCGACGCGCTGGCCGCGCTCGCCACGGCCGTCGTCGAGCGCGTGCGCTCCTCGACCCCGGAGGGCGGCGAGGGCAGGATGCGCGTGGTCGGCATCACCGGCTCCAACGGCAAGACGAGCACCAAGAACATGCTCCGCGCGATCCTCTCCGACGTCGGCCCCACGGTCGCCCCCGAGGGCTCGTTCAACAACCACGTCGGCGCTCCGATCTCGATGCTGCGGATCGACGACGCCACGAAGTACCTCGTAGTCGAGATGGGCGCGTCGGGCTCCGGCGAGATCGCGCGTCTCGTGCGGGTCGCCCGACCCGACACGGGTGTCGTGCTCAAGGTCGGGCTCGCCCACGCCGGCGAGTTCGGCGGAATCGAGAAGACGCGCGAGGCGAAGGCGGAGATGGTCACAGACCTCCCCGAGTCCGACACCGCGATCCTCAACGTCGACGACTTCCGCGTCGCCTCTATGCGTGACGACACCCGGGCGCGCGTCGTGACCTTCGGGTTCGGCGACGAGGCCGACTACCGGGCCGAGGACATCGACGTGACCGCCTCGGGCACGTCGTTCACGCTGCACGCACCGTCCGGCCTCACCCGCCGCGTCGCGCTGCGCATCCTGGGCGAGCACCACGTCATGAACGCCCTCGCCGCCCTCGCGGTGACGGGGGAGTGGGGTCTCGACCTCGACCGCGCCGCCACCGTCCTCGAGAGCGTCACGCGCGCCGAGCGCTGGCGGATGGAGGTCCTCGACGCGGGCGACGGCGTCACCGTCATCAACGACGCCTACAACGCGAGCCCCGACAGCGTCGCCGCGGCGCTCAAGACCCTCGCGCAGGTGGTCGGCCCCGACCAGCGCTCCGTCGCGGTCCTCGGCGAGATGGCCGAGCTCGGCGAGTTCGCCCTCGAGGAGCACGACCGGATCGGCCGCCTCGTGGTCCGCCTCAACATCCACAAGCTCGTCGTCGTCGGCGACGCCGCCCGTCACATCCACATGGCGGCGGGGCTCGAAGGATCGTGGGACGGCGAGTCCGTCCTCGTCCCCGACATCGACGCCGCGTACGATGCGCTCACGTCCGATCGTCGAGAGGGAGACGTGGTCCTGGTCAAGTCGTCGAAGTCCGCGGGCCTGCGGTTCCTCGGCGACCGCCTCGCGGGGGTGACGGAGTGA